A genomic stretch from Bacterioplanes sanyensis includes:
- a CDS encoding ATP-binding SpoIIE family protein phosphatase: MVKEGIRILIADDNSTDRMLLSRIVRNQGHQVIEAENGAEAVELFQQQRPEMVLMDVMMPLMNGKDAAKKIKALAGEELVPLIFLTSLTDAQSLADCLESGGDDFLSKPYNNVIIQAKIKSFSRMRDMQQILQQQRDTIATNNEHLLHEQHVAKAVFDNVAHAGCLSAPNIRYIVSPLSIFNGDVLLAARKPGGGMHVLLGDFTGHGLPAAIGAMPMAEIFYGMTSKGFALRDVLREINLKLKGILPVGFFCCAAVVDMNFDRGHAAIWMGGVPDCVLLRANGERIELKSSNLPLGVLSNEQFNDTLDDYVMEVGDRLLMWSDGILEARNADGKMFGEPRLKQVLDDSSSVDQVFDGIHRALDQFMGGSQRDDDTTLIELQMTDEQALEAYLPDLRSGPIAGPVDWHMTYRMESHTLRHFNPLPLLMHIMMEVPGLRVMGGELHTVMAELFSNAFEHGVLGLDSSLKSSPQGFMEYYRQREQKLQQLIEGYVEVRMRHDGDGHGGKLLIEFEDSGPGFDYKSLPIAEERTGSDDTQYCGRGIPLLSSICERLTYKGRGNQVEAEVHWPQATSRRE; this comes from the coding sequence ATGGTTAAAGAAGGCATCCGTATTCTGATTGCGGACGACAATAGCACCGACCGTATGCTATTGAGTCGCATTGTTCGCAACCAGGGGCATCAAGTCATTGAAGCGGAGAACGGCGCCGAGGCGGTTGAACTGTTTCAGCAGCAGCGGCCGGAGATGGTGCTGATGGACGTGATGATGCCGTTAATGAACGGCAAAGACGCGGCCAAGAAAATAAAAGCACTAGCTGGTGAAGAGCTGGTGCCGCTGATCTTTTTGACTTCGTTGACGGATGCGCAAAGTTTGGCAGATTGCCTAGAATCGGGCGGCGACGACTTTCTCAGCAAGCCTTACAATAACGTCATCATACAAGCCAAAATCAAATCCTTCTCGCGCATGCGTGACATGCAGCAAATACTGCAGCAGCAGCGCGACACCATCGCTACCAATAATGAACACCTTCTGCATGAGCAGCACGTCGCTAAAGCCGTGTTCGACAATGTGGCTCATGCTGGTTGTTTGTCTGCCCCCAATATCCGCTACATCGTTTCTCCTTTGTCGATATTTAATGGCGATGTTTTGCTGGCGGCGCGTAAACCCGGCGGCGGCATGCACGTTTTGCTGGGAGACTTTACCGGTCATGGCTTACCGGCGGCGATCGGTGCGATGCCGATGGCTGAAATCTTTTATGGTATGACCTCCAAGGGCTTTGCTCTGCGGGATGTGCTGCGCGAAATCAATCTTAAGTTAAAGGGAATTTTGCCGGTAGGCTTCTTCTGCTGTGCGGCGGTGGTCGATATGAATTTTGATCGCGGTCACGCAGCGATTTGGATGGGCGGTGTTCCCGATTGTGTCTTGCTCAGGGCTAATGGTGAACGCATTGAGCTCAAATCGTCGAATTTACCGCTCGGTGTGTTGAGCAATGAACAGTTCAATGACACCTTAGACGATTACGTCATGGAAGTGGGCGATCGTCTATTAATGTGGTCTGACGGTATTCTGGAAGCGCGCAATGCAGACGGCAAAATGTTTGGTGAGCCACGATTAAAGCAGGTGTTGGACGACAGTAGTAGCGTGGATCAAGTATTTGATGGCATTCACCGTGCGCTTGATCAGTTTATGGGCGGCAGTCAGCGCGACGATGACACCACCTTGATTGAATTACAGATGACAGACGAGCAAGCATTGGAAGCCTACTTGCCAGACCTGCGCTCAGGGCCCATTGCCGGGCCGGTGGATTGGCATATGACCTATCGTATGGAGTCGCATACGCTGCGCCACTTTAATCCGTTGCCACTGCTGATGCACATCATGATGGAAGTGCCTGGTTTGCGGGTCATGGGCGGGGAGCTGCATACGGTAATGGCCGAATTGTTCTCCAACGCCTTTGAACACGGTGTATTGGGGCTCGACTCGTCACTCAAATCGAGTCCACAAGGGTTTATGGAATACTACCGCCAACGAGAACAAAAACTGCAACAACTGATCGAAGGCTATGTCGAAGTGCGAATGCGCCACGACGGTGATGGGCATGGTGGCAAACTACTGATTGAGTTTGAAGACAGCGGTCCAGGCTTTGATTACAAGTCACTGCCCATCGCTGAAGAACGTACTGGCTCAGATGATACACAATATTGTGGGCGTGGAATCCCACTCCTGAGCAGCATCTGCGAACGTCTTACCTACAAAGGGCGTGGCAATCAGGTAGAAGCCGAAGTACATTGGCCTCAGGCCACCTCGCGGAGGGAATAA
- a CDS encoding STAS domain-containing protein, which produces MTVQASLSGNGQELTIKVDGRFDFSAHQEFRDAYESLEAEPQSFVVDLGGTSYLDSSALGMLLLLRDHAGGDSADVRIVNCNQDVRKILTISNFEQLFAIQ; this is translated from the coding sequence ATGACGGTACAGGCTTCTCTCTCAGGGAACGGTCAGGAGCTCACCATTAAGGTGGATGGGCGCTTTGATTTCAGTGCACACCAGGAGTTTCGCGATGCCTATGAGAGCCTGGAGGCAGAACCGCAGAGTTTTGTCGTAGATTTAGGCGGCACCTCGTACTTGGACAGTTCCGCGTTGGGCATGTTGTTATTGTTGCGAGACCATGCCGGTGGCGATAGCGCTGATGTCCGTATCGTGAACTGCAATCAGGACGTGCGCAAAATTCTGACTATTTCTAATTTCGAACAATTGTTTGCCATCCAGTAG
- a CDS encoding protein-glutamate methylesterase/protein-glutamine glutaminase has protein sequence MAKPIRVLVVDDSPLIRQLLTSMLSEENTGIEVVGTAADPFIARDKIKQLRPDVITLDVEMPRMTGLQFLKNLMRLYPMPVVMVSSLTEQGAPETLDALELGAVDYIAKPQIKNEAAFKRFAKHLVEKITIASTAKVRILETEKVQQRRSQVETVQSYHRWIAIGASTGGTEAIKEVLMTVPKHCPPIVITQHIPAVFSRSFAMRLNHSLELEVCEAENGLEVLPGRVIIAEGDHHLEFIKQQGKTVCQLSASEPVNRHRPSVGVMFDSLRTVITPSKLVVVLLTGMGNDGASALARLKQEGASTLVQDEASSVVWGMPGAAVAQGAVDEVVPLSEVARRMLSLAAVKQ, from the coding sequence ATGGCCAAACCAATTCGCGTGTTGGTGGTAGATGACTCACCGCTAATCCGGCAGCTGCTCACCAGCATGTTATCAGAGGAAAACACAGGGATTGAGGTTGTCGGCACCGCGGCGGACCCTTTCATTGCTCGTGACAAAATCAAACAACTACGCCCAGATGTCATCACGTTGGACGTAGAAATGCCACGCATGACTGGGTTGCAGTTTCTGAAGAATCTCATGCGTTTGTATCCAATGCCAGTGGTGATGGTGTCTTCATTGACAGAGCAAGGTGCTCCAGAAACCTTGGATGCATTAGAGCTGGGAGCCGTCGACTACATCGCTAAACCGCAGATCAAAAATGAAGCGGCTTTCAAGCGCTTTGCGAAACACTTGGTGGAAAAAATCACCATTGCTTCTACTGCTAAAGTACGGATTCTGGAGACTGAAAAAGTTCAACAGCGGCGCTCTCAAGTTGAAACAGTACAAAGCTATCATCGTTGGATAGCCATCGGGGCGTCTACCGGTGGAACCGAAGCCATCAAAGAAGTCCTAATGACGGTGCCCAAACACTGCCCTCCCATTGTTATTACTCAGCATATTCCAGCGGTATTTAGCCGCTCATTTGCCATGCGGTTGAACCATTCTTTAGAGCTTGAGGTCTGTGAAGCTGAGAATGGTTTGGAAGTGCTGCCAGGCAGAGTGATTATCGCCGAAGGTGACCACCATCTGGAATTCATCAAGCAGCAGGGCAAGACGGTGTGTCAATTGTCGGCCAGTGAGCCGGTCAATCGTCACCGTCCTTCCGTAGGCGTTATGTTTGATAGTCTGCGTACTGTTATTACGCCATCTAAGCTGGTGGTGGTGTTATTAACCGGCATGGGCAATGATGGGGCGTCGGCTCTGGCAAGATTAAAGCAGGAAGGCGCGAGCACCCTGGTGCAAGATGAGGCGTCCAGCGTGGTCTGGGGAATGCCAGGCGCTGCGGTGGCACAAGGGGCAGTGGATGAAGTCGTGCCATTGTCTGAGGTGGCGCGCAGAATGTTATCGCTAGCGGCAGTTAAACAGTGA
- the cheD gene encoding chemoreceptor glutamine deamidase CheD, which produces MHAQSPDDRPKQPPAAAGFEHVNRYWDATMRVWAAKILPGEFYVSTNGEMIVTLLGSCISACVRDVKRGIGGMNHFMLPQQSQHSSPQWGGDPLTNASRYGNWAMEYLINGILKRGGNRPDLEVKLFGGGQMIASMTDVGQRNILFAYQYIAEEGLKVAAADVGNNVARKVLYFPDTGAVKVRRIKQLKNDVLLQREQEYQRSVNTDKAASGSVDLF; this is translated from the coding sequence GTGCATGCTCAATCCCCCGATGATAGGCCGAAACAGCCTCCGGCAGCTGCCGGCTTTGAACATGTCAATCGATACTGGGATGCGACTATGAGGGTTTGGGCAGCAAAGATATTGCCCGGAGAATTTTACGTATCTACCAATGGTGAAATGATCGTTACCCTATTAGGCTCATGTATATCGGCCTGTGTGCGTGACGTTAAGCGAGGGATTGGTGGAATGAATCATTTTATGTTGCCACAACAAAGCCAGCATTCGAGCCCGCAGTGGGGGGGCGACCCGTTGACAAATGCATCTCGCTACGGAAATTGGGCGATGGAATATCTAATTAATGGAATACTGAAACGCGGGGGAAACCGACCTGATCTCGAAGTGAAGCTATTTGGAGGCGGGCAGATGATAGCATCTATGACGGATGTTGGTCAGCGTAATATTTTGTTCGCCTATCAGTACATCGCGGAAGAGGGATTAAAAGTCGCCGCAGCGGACGTCGGCAATAACGTCGCTAGAAAGGTGCTGTATTTTCCGGATACCGGTGCCGTAAAAGTTCGCCGTATCAAACAGTTGAAAAATGACGTGCTTCTGCAACGTGAACAGGAATACCAACGTTCTGTAAATACTGACAAAGCTGCAAGCGGCAGCGTGGACTTGTTCTAA
- a CDS encoding CheR family methyltransferase, with the protein MNGDEREFLMTDADFSEVASLAYQHTGIVLAEHKKDMVYGRIARRIRHHKLSSFRQYLDFFKSNTESELSDFINALTTNLTSFFREPHHFNFLQQHWLPKQKSISSSKRRLRIWSAGCSIGQEVYSIAMSLRAAGLPSGWDCKLLATDLDSNVLDTGRRGIYPDSAVAGLPSDILSRFFDRKTNSTVQVKPALQEMVFFKRLNLLEPWPMSGPFDVIFCRNVVIYFDKQTQRNLFDRYADILSTDGHLFIGHSENLHGITQRFESLGQTIYRKIR; encoded by the coding sequence ATGAATGGAGATGAGCGAGAGTTTTTGATGACAGATGCTGACTTCTCTGAAGTAGCATCTCTCGCTTATCAACATACTGGCATTGTATTGGCGGAACATAAGAAAGATATGGTATACGGGCGCATAGCTCGGCGCATTCGTCACCACAAGCTTTCTAGTTTTCGTCAGTATCTGGATTTCTTTAAGTCCAACACGGAAAGTGAGCTGAGTGACTTTATCAATGCCCTAACTACCAACTTGACCTCTTTCTTTCGAGAACCGCATCACTTCAACTTTTTGCAACAGCATTGGTTACCCAAGCAGAAGTCTATTTCCTCTAGTAAGCGTCGGCTACGGATATGGTCGGCTGGGTGCTCAATTGGGCAGGAAGTATACTCTATAGCGATGTCGCTTAGGGCTGCAGGATTGCCTTCTGGTTGGGATTGCAAGCTGCTGGCGACTGATTTGGATTCTAACGTATTAGATACCGGGCGAAGGGGTATATACCCAGATAGCGCTGTGGCTGGTTTGCCTTCTGACATACTTTCTCGTTTCTTCGACCGCAAGACAAACTCTACAGTCCAAGTAAAGCCTGCACTACAGGAGATGGTGTTTTTTAAGCGTCTTAATCTACTCGAGCCTTGGCCCATGTCTGGGCCATTTGATGTCATCTTTTGCCGCAATGTAGTGATTTATTTTGATAAGCAAACACAGCGGAACTTATTTGATCGGTATGCTGATATTCTATCGACAGATGGACACCTCTTTATAGGTCATTCGGAGAACCTGCATGGCATTACTCAGCGTTTTGAATCTTTGGGGCAGACAATCTATCGGAAGATACGCTAG
- a CDS encoding methyl-accepting chemotaxis protein, with protein sequence MSFFDQLFGGAAQRATTLRYQALENTQAIIELSLDGTLVEANSNFLALLGASAADVVNRSLSSLLATDDSVQGAQADLLLKLGRGENLEVRQVFSGRNRPNRYLNMSYSSIKDSAGKPYRVLGLAHDVTEAYVEEQEQKKNSDIVRALDVCQANVMLADMDMKVLYMNGCLKQALKHHESNIRQEISSFSVDQLIGQSVDVFHQQPEKQRRMISELKEPYHTRINVGGATFSLIATPWLNVAGDRVGTIVEWQDLTDTLAREATEKAMADANARVKQALDVVNTNAMIADNDFNIVYMNESIVEMMENAEDDLRREIPAFEAKKLMGSNIDVFHKNPSHQRSMVASLKDTYKTEIVVGGRTFSLIANPIFNSDSERIGTIVEWQDLTLEVARVAREKKEADSNSRVKQALDVVSTNTMIADNELDIVYMNESIVDMMKNAESDLRKDLPGFQVSQLMGSNIDVFHKRPEHQRQMLAALKDTYRTEIVVGGRTFSLIANPIFNDKSDRIGTIVEWKDRTDEVATEREIDLIVDAATAGDLSQRVELHGKDGFFLNLAEGLNRLLTIADSVVSDTIRIFDGLAQGKLDRRINADYTGSFDKLKQDANATVDRLTDIITRIREAAGTVATGASEIAQGNADLSRRTESQASSLEETASSMEEMTSAVKQTSDNSVHANELASSARKKAENGGDVVSKAVVAMQEINQSSKQISDIIGVIDEIAFQTNLLALNAAVEAARAGEQGRGFAVVAGEVRNLAQRSASAAKEIKELIRDSVDKVEAGTSLVNHSGNTLNEIIAAVENVSSMIQEISTAAREQSAGIDQVNSAVAQMDEMTQQNAALVEEASAAGEAMAEQAQSMMKMMEFFDIELASNPTHGNVTHLPTSTSTSTSNPSSQGPSSNFSVSDDDEWAEF encoded by the coding sequence ATGAGTTTCTTCGATCAGTTATTTGGTGGTGCAGCTCAGCGAGCAACCACTCTCCGATACCAGGCACTTGAAAACACCCAAGCTATTATCGAGCTAAGTCTCGATGGTACTTTGGTGGAAGCGAACTCTAACTTCTTGGCTTTGCTTGGCGCGTCTGCCGCGGATGTGGTCAATCGGTCGCTTAGTAGTCTTCTGGCTACGGACGATTCAGTCCAAGGTGCTCAGGCGGACTTGTTGCTGAAACTTGGTCGAGGTGAAAATCTAGAAGTACGGCAAGTATTTTCCGGTCGCAATAGGCCGAATAGATATTTAAATATGAGTTATAGCTCAATTAAAGATAGTGCTGGGAAACCCTATCGAGTGCTTGGGTTAGCTCATGATGTGACTGAGGCATATGTTGAAGAGCAGGAGCAGAAAAAGAACTCTGATATTGTCAGGGCCTTAGATGTTTGTCAGGCCAATGTGATGTTGGCCGATATGGATATGAAAGTCCTTTATATGAACGGTTGCCTGAAACAGGCCCTGAAACATCACGAAAGTAATATTCGGCAAGAAATTAGTAGTTTTTCTGTCGATCAGCTCATTGGTCAGTCCGTAGATGTTTTTCATCAGCAGCCAGAAAAGCAGAGGCGCATGATTTCTGAGCTGAAGGAGCCATACCACACAAGAATAAATGTCGGTGGGGCGACCTTTTCGTTAATAGCTACACCTTGGCTGAATGTGGCTGGGGACCGAGTAGGGACCATAGTTGAGTGGCAGGACTTAACAGATACCTTAGCGAGAGAGGCGACTGAGAAAGCCATGGCAGATGCCAACGCTAGAGTGAAACAGGCTCTCGATGTGGTAAACACCAATGCTATGATCGCAGATAATGACTTTAATATCGTTTACATGAACGAGTCCATTGTTGAAATGATGGAAAATGCGGAAGATGATCTGAGACGAGAAATTCCGGCATTTGAGGCCAAGAAGTTGATGGGGTCAAATATCGATGTGTTCCATAAAAATCCGAGTCATCAACGTTCTATGGTGGCGTCTCTTAAAGATACATATAAGACAGAAATTGTTGTAGGTGGCAGAACTTTCTCTTTGATTGCTAATCCAATATTTAATTCTGATTCGGAAAGAATTGGGACCATTGTTGAGTGGCAAGATCTAACATTGGAAGTTGCTCGTGTCGCGCGTGAGAAGAAAGAAGCTGACAGTAACTCGCGGGTAAAACAAGCACTGGATGTTGTTTCAACGAATACAATGATTGCGGATAATGAACTTGACATTGTCTACATGAATGAATCCATTGTAGACATGATGAAAAATGCTGAAAGTGACCTGAGAAAAGACTTGCCAGGTTTTCAGGTCAGCCAGTTAATGGGAAGCAATATCGATGTTTTCCATAAGCGACCAGAACATCAGCGTCAAATGCTGGCCGCTCTCAAAGACACCTATCGGACAGAGATTGTCGTTGGTGGTCGCACCTTTTCTCTCATCGCTAACCCTATATTCAATGATAAGTCTGACAGGATAGGTACTATTGTAGAATGGAAGGATCGTACCGATGAGGTAGCAACTGAACGCGAAATTGATTTGATTGTTGATGCAGCAACGGCTGGAGACCTTTCCCAGAGAGTCGAGTTGCATGGAAAAGATGGCTTTTTCCTTAACTTAGCTGAGGGTTTAAACCGCTTACTGACTATTGCTGACAGTGTTGTGAGCGATACGATTAGAATTTTTGATGGTCTTGCCCAAGGAAAATTAGATCGCCGGATAAATGCCGATTACACCGGCTCGTTCGATAAACTCAAACAAGATGCCAACGCTACAGTTGATCGACTGACAGATATTATTACACGTATTCGAGAAGCAGCCGGTACTGTGGCGACTGGTGCCAGCGAGATAGCTCAAGGCAATGCAGATTTGAGTCGTCGTACTGAGTCACAAGCTTCGTCTTTGGAAGAGACGGCTTCCTCGATGGAAGAAATGACCAGTGCTGTCAAACAAACCAGCGACAATTCGGTGCATGCCAATGAACTTGCCAGTTCGGCGCGCAAAAAAGCGGAAAATGGCGGTGATGTTGTATCGAAAGCGGTAGTCGCCATGCAGGAGATTAATCAGTCGAGTAAACAAATCTCAGACATTATTGGTGTGATTGATGAAATAGCGTTCCAAACTAACTTGTTGGCATTGAACGCAGCGGTTGAGGCCGCTCGAGCGGGAGAGCAGGGGCGAGGGTTCGCTGTCGTTGCCGGAGAGGTGCGTAATCTAGCACAGCGCTCTGCTAGCGCTGCTAAGGAAATCAAAGAGCTGATTCGTGACAGCGTCGATAAGGTCGAAGCCGGTACATCACTGGTCAACCACAGCGGCAATACCCTCAATGAAATCATTGCTGCAGTTGAAAACGTATCATCCATGATTCAGGAGATCAGCACTGCCGCCAGAGAGCAGTCTGCGGGTATCGATCAAGTGAACAGCGCTGTGGCACAAATGGATGAAATGACGCAGCAAAATGCAGCCTTGGTTGAAGAGGCGTCGGCTGCAGGAGAGGCGATGGCTGAGCAGGCTCAGTCAATGATGAAAATGATGGAATTTTTTGATATTGAACTGGCTTCTAATCCGACGCATGGAAACGTTACCCATTTGCCTACATCTACATCTACATCTACATCTAATCCGTCTTCGCAGGGACCTTCCAGTAACTTCTCTGTTAGCGATGATGATGAATGGGCAGAGTTTTGA
- a CDS encoding chemotaxis protein CheW, translating into MNVNDMEEPEGNEQQYLTFIMANEEYGVDILAVQEIRGWEPTTSIPNAPDYIGGVINLRGTIVPIMDLRMRFGLPIVEYSPVTVVVILKVIADNNEKIMGIVVDAVSDVYSIRQSDVRQPPDMNQDENTGFLRGLVSVKEKMVILLDVATLITSHQDLELPVMADSISETE; encoded by the coding sequence ATGAATGTAAATGATATGGAAGAGCCTGAAGGAAATGAGCAGCAGTATCTAACATTTATTATGGCGAATGAGGAATATGGTGTTGATATTCTTGCTGTGCAAGAGATTCGTGGTTGGGAACCAACGACTTCCATACCCAATGCACCAGACTACATCGGTGGTGTAATAAATCTTCGTGGGACCATTGTTCCTATTATGGATCTACGAATGCGTTTTGGACTGCCGATAGTGGAGTATAGCCCTGTAACTGTTGTGGTTATACTGAAGGTTATCGCTGACAATAATGAGAAAATTATGGGAATAGTCGTTGATGCGGTGTCCGACGTATATTCGATTAGACAATCAGATGTTCGACAGCCCCCTGATATGAATCAAGATGAGAATACTGGCTTCCTTAGGGGGTTAGTCAGCGTAAAAGAAAAAATGGTAATTTTATTGGATGTTGCAACACTAATTACCAGTCATCAAGATTTAGAATTACCCGTCATGGCCGATAGCATTAGCGAAACAGAGTGA
- a CDS encoding chemotaxis protein CheA, with protein MSVDLSQFHQVFFEESFEGLEVMESQLLGLQSGITDMEAVNTIFRAAHSIKGGAGTFGFSDVAHFTHSVETLLDEIRAGKRPVTEEYVDLFLQSVDVLRELLQALNNQESPSLDRAKELQGQLQRILENNTDCGTDINSDEEAGPENTDDDHGWLIDFKPHEDMLRSGNEPFRMMREICLLAGKDNVQILAQLGGLPDITSLDPEVCYIHWRIQVATAVAKDALLEVFEWVEDECDLEITPLVKENTDCVPSAVSLPETPPSEQSVAQEKPPVAPTEVASSKDGSARSRRSGDTSIRVSIDKVDSLINMVGELVITQSMLSQLGQDFDMSHLVRLQQGLMQLEQNTRELQESVMKIRMLPISFAFSRFPRLVRDLGGQLGKKVQLLMSGEETELDKTVMEKIGDPLVHLVRNSLDHGLELPQDRIANGKKDVGTIMLNAYHQGGNIVIEIQDDGAGLNEERILNKAIDRGLVPEQNNLSSEEIHQLIFLPGFSTADTVSDISGRGVGMDVVRRNIQELNGNIEVSSVAGKGSTFTIRLPLTLAILDGQLVRVGDEKYVIPLVSIVESIQLQAKDTSHIAGSQPVMPLRDEYIPIVCLSKVFGLRAQADLTDAMLVVVDGDSGKVGLVVDELLGQQQVVIKSLEQNYERVMGISGATILGDGTVALIIDVTGLHKRSEKAA; from the coding sequence ATGAGTGTTGACCTGTCGCAGTTTCACCAAGTCTTTTTCGAGGAAAGTTTCGAAGGTCTTGAGGTGATGGAAAGTCAATTACTCGGTTTGCAGTCGGGCATTACCGACATGGAAGCTGTGAATACCATCTTCCGCGCTGCGCATTCGATCAAAGGCGGTGCAGGTACCTTTGGTTTTTCAGACGTTGCCCACTTCACACACTCCGTTGAAACGTTGTTAGATGAAATTCGAGCGGGGAAAAGGCCGGTTACTGAAGAATACGTTGATTTGTTTTTGCAATCCGTGGATGTCTTGCGTGAGCTTCTGCAGGCACTTAACAATCAGGAGTCACCGTCATTAGATAGAGCCAAAGAACTGCAAGGTCAGCTGCAGCGTATTTTAGAAAATAACACTGACTGTGGCACTGATATTAATTCTGACGAAGAGGCTGGGCCAGAGAATACGGACGATGATCACGGCTGGTTGATTGATTTTAAACCGCATGAGGACATGCTGCGTAGCGGCAATGAGCCGTTTCGTATGATGCGTGAGATCTGCCTGCTGGCAGGGAAAGACAATGTACAGATTCTCGCACAGTTGGGCGGGCTACCAGACATAACTTCCTTAGACCCTGAAGTGTGCTACATACATTGGCGTATACAGGTCGCGACTGCAGTCGCAAAAGACGCACTATTGGAAGTATTTGAATGGGTGGAAGACGAGTGTGATCTTGAAATTACACCATTAGTAAAAGAAAACACCGATTGTGTCCCGTCAGCTGTTTCGCTGCCAGAAACTCCCCCGAGCGAGCAGTCTGTAGCGCAAGAAAAGCCGCCAGTTGCACCGACAGAAGTGGCAAGTTCGAAAGATGGTAGCGCTCGTTCTCGGCGCAGCGGTGACACTTCGATTCGTGTGTCCATCGATAAAGTCGACAGTCTTATCAATATGGTGGGTGAGCTAGTCATCACTCAGTCCATGTTGAGTCAGCTAGGTCAAGACTTCGACATGAGTCATCTGGTGCGGTTACAGCAGGGCTTAATGCAGCTGGAGCAAAATACCCGCGAGCTGCAAGAGAGTGTGATGAAAATCCGCATGTTGCCAATCAGCTTTGCATTCAGTCGATTCCCAAGATTGGTGCGAGATTTAGGTGGCCAGCTCGGTAAAAAAGTACAGCTCCTTATGAGTGGAGAAGAGACTGAGCTGGATAAGACAGTAATGGAAAAAATTGGCGATCCATTGGTTCATTTGGTAAGAAATTCCTTGGATCACGGGCTGGAGCTACCGCAAGATCGTATAGCGAATGGAAAAAAAGATGTCGGCACTATCATGCTGAATGCTTACCACCAAGGTGGCAATATTGTTATTGAAATTCAAGATGATGGTGCTGGGCTAAATGAAGAACGTATTCTGAATAAAGCCATCGATCGTGGGTTGGTTCCGGAGCAGAACAATTTATCGTCTGAAGAAATTCATCAGTTGATTTTCTTACCTGGTTTTTCTACTGCCGACACCGTGAGTGACATTTCTGGTCGTGGCGTTGGTATGGATGTGGTGAGGCGGAACATTCAGGAACTCAATGGCAATATTGAAGTTTCCTCGGTTGCTGGCAAGGGCTCGACATTTACCATTCGCTTGCCACTCACACTGGCGATCTTGGATGGTCAGCTCGTTCGAGTGGGAGATGAAAAGTACGTCATACCACTGGTGTCGATAGTTGAGTCTATTCAGCTTCAGGCAAAAGATACTAGCCATATTGCAGGTAGTCAGCCTGTGATGCCATTGCGAGATGAATACATACCGATTGTATGTCTAAGTAAAGTATTCGGTTTGCGTGCACAAGCGGACTTAACTGACGCTATGTTGGTGGTCGTAGATGGTGATAGTGGCAAAGTGGGCTTAGTAGTAGATGAACTTCTGGGGCAGCAACAAGTTGTCATAAAAAGTCTCGAGCAAAATTACGAGCGTGTTATGGGTATATCCGGTGCCACTATTTTAGGGGATGGCACCGTTGCGCTCATCATTGATGTCACCGGCTTGCATAAGCGCAGCGAAAAGGCAGCATGA
- a CDS encoding response regulator, translating into MMPSILAVDDSASMRQMVIFTLRGAGYDVTEASDGKEALECAQKQKYDLVLSDVNMPNMNGIELVKALRELADYKFVPVLMLTTESTGDMKMQGKQAGATGWIVKPFNPDQLLSTIRRVLG; encoded by the coding sequence ATCATGCCCAGTATTTTGGCGGTCGATGATTCGGCATCCATGCGCCAGATGGTGATTTTTACTTTACGAGGCGCGGGTTATGACGTCACCGAAGCAAGTGATGGCAAAGAAGCCTTGGAGTGTGCGCAAAAACAGAAATATGACTTGGTCTTGTCTGACGTGAATATGCCCAACATGAATGGCATTGAATTGGTTAAAGCGCTGCGGGAACTGGCCGATTATAAGTTTGTACCTGTGTTAATGCTCACCACCGAATCTACTGGTGATATGAAAATGCAGGGCAAGCAAGCAGGGGCAACCGGTTGGATTGTGAAGCCGTTTAATCCGGACCAACTGCTGAGTACTATTCGTAGGGTTCTGGGATAA
- a CDS encoding STAS domain-containing protein yields MPHTLSCGARLSIDQAEHLHSQFQAALSSPEPLLIDAGDVQYADSAGLQLLLALKQSLAGSGQSFSWGNVSDVVYECADLLGLTAQLSLSDIIKE; encoded by the coding sequence ATGCCACACACATTGAGCTGCGGTGCGCGCCTTAGCATTGACCAAGCAGAACATCTTCACTCGCAGTTTCAGGCGGCTTTGTCCTCGCCTGAGCCCTTATTGATCGATGCAGGTGACGTTCAGTACGCCGACAGTGCTGGGCTACAGTTGCTGCTGGCGTTAAAGCAGAGTCTAGCGGGCAGTGGCCAGAGCTTCAGTTGGGGCAACGTCAGCGACGTTGTGTACGAATGTGCTGATCTGTTGGGGTTAACAGCCCAATTGAGTTTATCCGATATCATTAAGGAGTAA